The Bacteriovorax sp. Seq25_V genome includes a region encoding these proteins:
- a CDS encoding ABC transporter permease: MNLWSYIIRRLLYTIPIILGVCLIIFAIFNLTGYDPAAQLLGKHATAKQVAEVRRELGLDKPLAEQYFDIVKTAFTFDFGRSWTTKQKISDMIREGAGPSLTVTLPSFAISTVMAILISIVVAFYRGKFIDRFLVVKFVGMMSIPSLAYILFFQWFFAYKLGWFEISGFERSFPEFLPYVTLPIIIMVVLSIGPDVRYFRTVILDDIYQDYVRTARAKGLSETVVLLKHVLKNSMIPILTYVVIQIPFLILGALLIESFFSIPGLGGMTVKAVFDNDFPVIKAMTILSALAFILFQLLTDVLYTVVDPRVRLK, encoded by the coding sequence GTGAACCTTTGGTCATACATTATTAGAAGACTTTTATATACGATCCCCATCATCTTGGGGGTCTGTCTTATTATTTTCGCAATCTTTAATCTTACAGGTTACGATCCAGCAGCACAGCTACTAGGAAAGCACGCTACAGCAAAACAAGTTGCTGAAGTAAGAAGAGAGTTAGGACTTGATAAACCACTTGCTGAACAATATTTTGATATTGTGAAGACTGCATTTACTTTTGACTTTGGTAGATCATGGACAACGAAGCAGAAAATATCTGATATGATCAGAGAGGGAGCAGGCCCTTCTTTAACTGTTACACTTCCTTCATTTGCAATTTCAACGGTGATGGCTATTTTAATTTCCATTGTCGTTGCATTTTACCGAGGGAAGTTCATCGATCGTTTTTTAGTTGTAAAATTTGTTGGGATGATGAGTATTCCATCTCTCGCTTATATTTTATTCTTTCAGTGGTTCTTCGCTTACAAACTTGGTTGGTTTGAAATTTCAGGTTTTGAAAGATCATTCCCTGAGTTTCTACCTTATGTAACACTCCCAATTATTATCATGGTTGTTCTTAGTATTGGACCAGATGTTAGATACTTTAGAACAGTTATTCTTGATGATATTTACCAAGATTATGTAAGAACAGCGAGAGCGAAAGGTTTAAGTGAAACAGTTGTTCTACTTAAGCACGTGTTAAAGAACTCGATGATTCCAATTCTTACTTATGTTGTAATCCAAATTCCTTTCTTAATCCTTGGGGCGCTACTTATTGAAAGTTTCTTCTCAATTCCTGGTTTAGGTGGGATGACTGTAAAAGCCGTTTTCGATAACGACTTCCCAGTAATTAAGGCCATGACAATTTTATCTGCATTAGCATTTATCTTGTTTCAGCTTTTAACAGATGTGCTCTACACAGTTGTAGATCCAAGAGTAAGACTTAAATAG
- a CDS encoding ABC transporter substrate-binding protein has product MKIKNTKNVVNLISLASLLFGTLLLSACSKKEQTTEKVLNIAVTAEVKGMDPIFANDKYSANEVARVYEGLLEYDYLKRPYTLVPNLAEALPTVSEDGLTYTFKIKQGVVFQDDAAFPGGKGRELEAEDFVYSIKRLADPKLQGLGWWLLDEKIKGLNEWRNKYAEKDTVDYSEKIEGLYAADKYTLVFKLSKPFPQFLYSLAMPFTFVVAKEVVEKYGKEFINHPVGTGAFYLGKFNPSSKRIEYVKNPTFRKKLFPSEASDEFKHMLADAGKELPLVEKVVVNVISESQPRWLNFQKGKIDYSAVDKDNFDSVISEGKNLSKKLTDKGISLEISASLDVTYTAFNHDLKLFDNVDLRRALALGVDIHENNKLFYNNTALPAQSVVPPGIAGYMKDYKSPYRERDLAKAKELLAKAGYPDGKGLPEITYDCPSSSTSRQIGELFKKQMSDIGVNIKVVQNTWPELQKKITTRQVMLYGIAWGADYPDAENFLQLLYGPNKAPGANGSGYNNPEFNKLFATASVMQDSPERTALYEKLNRIAAEQAPWIYGVHRQNYTLQHSWLKNYMSTDFESGQAQYLNIDLEQKKKALDKL; this is encoded by the coding sequence ATGAAGATTAAAAACACTAAAAACGTGGTGAATTTAATTTCTTTAGCGTCACTTCTTTTTGGAACATTACTTTTAAGTGCATGTTCAAAAAAAGAACAAACAACGGAGAAAGTTTTAAACATCGCTGTTACTGCAGAAGTTAAAGGAATGGATCCAATTTTTGCAAACGATAAATATTCTGCAAATGAAGTTGCAAGAGTATATGAAGGACTTTTGGAGTACGATTACTTAAAGAGACCATATACTTTAGTTCCAAATCTTGCAGAAGCTCTTCCAACTGTTTCTGAAGACGGTCTAACTTATACATTTAAAATCAAGCAAGGCGTAGTTTTCCAAGACGATGCTGCATTTCCTGGTGGAAAAGGTAGAGAACTAGAAGCTGAAGACTTTGTATACTCAATTAAAAGACTTGCGGATCCAAAGCTACAAGGACTTGGATGGTGGCTACTTGATGAAAAAATCAAAGGTCTTAATGAGTGGAGAAATAAGTACGCTGAGAAAGACACTGTTGATTACAGCGAGAAGATTGAAGGTCTATATGCTGCTGATAAATACACTCTTGTATTTAAGCTAAGTAAGCCATTTCCACAATTCTTATACTCTTTAGCAATGCCATTTACATTTGTTGTTGCAAAAGAAGTTGTTGAAAAATACGGAAAAGAATTCATCAACCACCCAGTTGGTACAGGTGCATTCTACCTAGGTAAATTCAATCCATCTTCAAAAAGAATTGAGTACGTAAAGAACCCAACTTTTAGAAAGAAACTTTTCCCAAGTGAAGCAAGTGATGAATTCAAGCATATGCTAGCTGATGCAGGAAAAGAGCTTCCTCTTGTTGAAAAAGTTGTAGTAAACGTAATTTCTGAATCTCAACCAAGATGGTTAAACTTTCAAAAAGGAAAGATTGATTACTCTGCAGTTGATAAAGATAACTTTGACTCAGTAATTTCTGAAGGTAAAAACCTTTCTAAGAAGTTAACAGATAAGGGAATCTCGCTAGAAATTTCAGCATCACTAGATGTTACTTATACTGCTTTTAATCATGACCTTAAACTTTTTGATAACGTCGACCTAAGAAGAGCACTAGCTCTAGGGGTTGACATTCATGAAAACAATAAACTTTTCTATAACAATACTGCGCTTCCTGCTCAGTCTGTAGTTCCTCCAGGGATCGCTGGTTATATGAAAGATTACAAGTCTCCATATAGAGAAAGAGATCTTGCTAAAGCAAAAGAACTTCTTGCGAAAGCTGGTTACCCAGATGGTAAGGGTCTTCCAGAAATTACTTACGATTGTCCAAGTTCTTCAACTTCGAGACAAATTGGAGAGTTATTTAAGAAGCAAATGTCTGATATTGGTGTAAACATCAAAGTTGTACAAAATACATGGCCAGAACTACAAAAGAAAATTACTACTCGTCAGGTAATGCTTTACGGAATTGCTTGGGGAGCGGATTACCCAGATGCAGAAAACTTCTTACAACTTCTTTACGGACCAAACAAAGCTCCAGGAGCTAACGGTTCAGGGTATAATAACCCAGAGTTTAACAAGCTTTTCGCTACAGCTTCAGTAATGCAAGATTCTCCTGAAAGAACAGCTCTTTATGAGAAACTAAATAGAATCGCTGCTGAGCAAGCTCCATGGATTTACGGTGTGCATAGACAAAACTATACACTTCAACATTCATGGTTAAAAAATTACATGTCTACAGACTTTGAGTCAGGACAAGCACAGTATTTAAATATTGATCTTGAGCAGAAGAAAAAAGCTTTAGACAAGCTATAA